GAGACGGATGGATGGGTCGGTGGATTTTTTCCGAGATTGGAATTCCTACAAGCGAGGGTTTGGCCACCAGGCCAGCGAGTTCTGGCTGGGGAACGATCATATTCACCAACTTACGTCCACAGGTAATATTCATGTTTCCTACTGCAAGACCCCACTGTGGTTCTGTGCACGGTCCCCACCTGTTCACTACCAagtacttttttttccttaaaaaatATAGCATAACATGTATCAGAAACCTGAGATGAATAGTTAGCACACTGGCGTAGTtagaataattaattaaatagtATGCGTTATTTCTCTCTATGGACAAACAGTGATAGGCTGTGAGCGTCAACTTACTCCATCAGCTTCTTAGCTGCAGCCCAGCTAAAGCTCCCTTGTGCTCCATGCTGATAGTTAGGAAGCTGGGAGACAGAGGGACTTGGTGTCAGTACCCCAAATTTGGGTTTAGACCATCCACAGGGCCCACCcttgagtccacccacaaggatgcgtgaagagagagagagagagagagagagagagagagaaagagagagagagagagagactgtgtttttttaaatatgatttcatgaattaacatttgttttactttttaaattaacCCATGTGTAAAAGGGAACTCAGAGGCGATGGGATATTGATatccaaaaaaatgtaattagggatttgtgacattttaaaatacCAGCTAATTTGCAGAATTGttccaaggtgtttttttttaaacctaaataTTCCAAATCAGCCTTTGATACCCAATTTCAATGTTTAGAAAATATCCATAAATCTAATTCCAGATTCCGTGTCACTTTCCTTCCTCCTCCTGGCAGACACCCAAACAGATACATAAACACAAACCTCGACCGTGTCCGTCAGTATGTGATAGTACATGGTGCTTTATTTCATGTTTATCTTCTATGGATTCTTTATAAACCATGTTGTTTTGCCCAGCGCTGCacgtaataaataataattcactTTTCTGATAGGAACATACGACCTCCGCTTCGATCTCATGGATTTTGAAAACAACAGAACTTACGCCACATACAGCAACTTCAAAATCACAGGGGAGAATCTGAATTACACTCTGAGTTTGGGGTCATTCATTGGAGGGACCGCAGGTATGACAGACACAGGCTGACTGTGTATTGTGACCCTCCGTTGTccaaatatttaaagagacactgtcgCCATTAGGGGATTTTGCCAAGTTCGCAATTTCCCCGATTGTGACATCTCCGCTGGGGGTCCGGTGGCTCTGGAGGTAGGTAAGTGTGAGCGTACGTACCTGAAACTCTCTCTCGTGGGTGCTGCCATCTTTCTTATACTGTTCTTCTTCATTTCCTGACTCTGTAGAATCAGGTGCCGACGTCACTGCTCTCACAGCACTGCGGCTAaggaggatcctgcaagaccTCGGGATCCTTCATTGACACagtcaattccctgcagccatcactggagAGGCTGTCGGGATTGACTTTTAGACTCCGCTTtgagcctaaaaaaaaaaaagttagatgtAGGAAATACACAGAGACCAAGAAGTCCTTATTTTGTCtcggtatatctcttgactggattggaatttttagtgaaattctaaaacaatcaaaatgagtatttcataaagattatatctttatgaaatccaattttttttatggggtggtgacagtgccactttaaatggtCTGTTGGATATTATTCCTGTAGTTCCCAAAATATCCTCTGGGTGTCAGAGAACACATTAGAAGTTTCTTTTCTATTCTTGCTATGGCTCTGATTTCATTGGGGAGTAATGCACTAAATAATGAGTTATACAGAATTGATAATGGATTTGCAATTTGTTTCACAAAAGTGTGAAATTGAAAGATTTTTAAGAATTTTGTAGCTGAAGTATACGTTCACATTGATTGTTATAAATTACCAGATTTATCCAATAAACCCCCCATGTCTAATACTCGAAATATTATTGGTTGCTCTCATAGGATAAGAAACTGGCAGTTTTAtaccagatatttatatatatatatatctcaaatacagatattaaataaagatataattaatAGTCACATCTAATTGTCCAGTAAACTCATGGTCATGTAAAtataatcagtttttttttacaaggaaTTGTTGGTAACTGAGCACTAAAATTGATAGATGATGAAGATCCTCGGTTTAACGAGTTAGGCTTGCTCATGCTTCCCAGAGAGTAAAGATCTGTATTACTTGTTTCTTGGCCTGTGAAAACATTTAGAAATAGAGCAAAACTGATATATAAAAGTTTAGTGTGTAGAAAgtgaattaataataattaaacaatagAAACTCAAAACACTTGTGTGGTGTTAACCTTACTCCCCTCACCAGAACAATCAACAGTATGTGTATAAGTGAAAACCACTATAAATAGTGAAGCGATGACAACGGGGTGTATCTTAACAAAATACGTTTAATTAGACAaactatagtgcagatggtttagtATTCACAAAATAACTAGAACATTTAGAAATACTTACACAAAGTAATATAGAATCCACAATATTTACGTTTGATTTAGAGGATCTCTGTTTATTTTAAGCATTTAAACACATGTCACTGGATAGTTTGTGTATTTAAGGGACTGCACTAGGTGTTTACACATCGTCTTCTCTTCCATTTACAGGTGACTCCTTCTATGGTCACAGAAACACACCGTTTTCTACCAAAGATAGAGATAATGACCGTCATAAAACGATTAGCTGTGCAAATAGTTACAAAGGTGCCTGGTGGTATACTGACTGTCATTATTCAAACCTGAATGGGCTGTATCTGCGGGGAACTCACAAAAGTGCGGCCAACGGGGTAAACTGGAAGACCGGCCGTGGTTACTATTATTCATATAAGATATCAGAGATGAAGATCCGACCTCAGTCTAACTAACTGCTCTCTGGTTGCCACTGTATACGTGGAGGAAACAATGTATTAGAATGGGCAAATAAAAATTCATATCAAATATTGACTGTAATCAGGCAGAAGGTCTGCGAATTCAACTGAAGATCAGTAATGTAAATGTTTGGTAATACAGTGTTTCTCCGTATCCtgatgtgtaattttttttaaatcctttcatTGGTTTGAAAATTATAGACATTATAAACGTTACAATTGTGAATAAAATCACATGCGGAAATGTGACAGATTGCACATCAATcagaataaaacaagaaaaataatatattaattgggTATTATTGTCTACCTGCTCTCAGGTTATTATTAGGAcattccgtagagctttacaattatagaaaggggatatctGGAGGTGAAGAAACAATCTTATGACCTATTAGGATTTGAGGTAAGCAGACATATAATGTTAGGTGCAATGGTGGAACTACACGGGAGGGAGAGGTGGTGAGCGAGATACCACCAGATGGCGGCCTAGGATTGCTGCAGCCCTGGGAATTATtcctattattgttattattttatacttatcaaaactccccccccccctccaacaaTTGCACCCTTACTATACAATAGCCATGCATCAATCCTGGATTCCCGCCAGGGCTGAGAGGCGGCCCCAGGGCCTGGGACGAGGCATTGACCCCACTATCGCCAACTCTATTGTGCCGCTGGTGGATCAGGAGTGAGGATCGGATCCCCAAATGTGAAATACACCATTTAAAGGATGCTGTTATTGCGCAAGGTGCAGTTCAAGgacttaaaataaatatttcaaagtttttttaatatatttggtTGCACACCAACTTTTGGGTTTACTGTGtaatgtatatctatgtgtcagtgtgtatctgtgtgtgtatgtgtacgtgtgtttatctctgtgtcattgtgcatgtgtgtgtgtatatgtatctgtgtcagtgtgtatgtgtatatgtgtaccaatgtgtgtatctgtgtgtgcatgtgtatctgtgtgtgtgtgtgtgtgtgtatgtatttctgtgtgtcagtgtatgtatatcttgtggatgtgtatgtgtgtgtcagtatgtatctgcatttgtatgtgtatctctgtgtcagtgtgtatctgtctgtctatgtatctggTTGTcactatgtatctgtgtgtctgtatgtatctgggtCTCAGtgggtatctgtgtttgtgtgtatgtgtatcttggtgacagtgtctgtgtgtgtgtcccccactgtgtatgtctgtgtgtcaaggtgtgtgcatatgtgtctttctatgtgtatgtatgtgtcagtgtgtatatcaatgtatgtatttgtcagtgtgtttatatgtgtgtatctgtgtgttaatgagaatgtatgtatgaatgtatgtggtagtgtatgtgcaatCAAAtaccaacatgcaaacacacatctgcaatcatacacaaacattacataaaaatacactcctgcattcaaactccaaaatgatatccaaacacaccccttcattcaaacaccactaCTACACagaaatgtacatccacatttaaaagacaAGACTACATCCATCACACCACAACACTCATATATTACACACAAGTATACCATTGCATTTCAATGACAACAGTATGTGGAAATACAACCCTACTTGCAGACTAACACACGCTATACAAAAACACCCTTAAATTCTAACagacacactgctcacaaatacaaccctgcaaggatgggcaaatggtagatccccagctagcataGAATTGTACAATTGATGGGAATCTATATTTTGGCCACACTTGCGCTAGAGGGGGGCCCAAAACTATTTCTTGCACCGGGGCCCACTCTACATTAGTTCCTCCACTGGTTGGGTGACCTTCCCAGTGAGGTTGTCCGAACGAAAATTGAACCTGGGTGTCCCAATTTTAAGGTAGAGATATCACTACAACTCTAGCCAGGATCTAAAAACTCACCTTGTTCCTGGCATCAAGATTTTCACGGATATTCCACTGTTGGTTCCCTATTAGGATCACCTCAATGCTCATGATTGACTCCAAAAGATTAGAGTTCTCTTTTGTCTATTTAATAGCTGCCAACATTAGGTTGAAGATGGTCATGACTGACTACCCTTGAAGAAGGATAAGCAAGACTGCCCATACGAAGAACGCTACTCAAGCTTATGTGTACAGGCTGAAACACAGGAGGAAGTTGTGCCTAGTGCGGCTGCACTGTttaaactttttataataaaacttgatataaatatataaggaaAGCTCATAGGAACACTGACCCATCTCAGGAAAATATTacttatataatttgtttttatattcccCTTGGCATGACAACATCTGACCATATACCAGTCATTGTATGTGGATCATAGCTGGGTATCACTATGTATTTTACTGGCATACAATGGgtgcagaaagatacacacattgtttattatattatattgtgtgtgtgtgtgtgtgtgtgtgtgtgtgtgtgtgtgtgtttgtctgtctgtctgtttttttaGATTAATATGTATACATGTGTGAGTTAATTTATGTCATAACCCTTTTCTCAATATTTGGTAATATTTTCTACAATAATGTTTGCTTTTCCAAATCCACATAAACATGGAATCAAAttttgtcaaatatttttttccaaactcCAGAAAAAGTATCTGATTATCTCTGCAGCAGTTATTACAAAAAAACTTTGCAACGTTGTTACCAAATATTGCATCCATGAGCACTTCCTGCACTGTTCCCACACAAATCCGCTGTAACTGCTCATTAAACCAACAGACTATTGTgatcagggccgtttgaaggaatttgggggccccaagcaaaacggacatggaggcccccccaaactccaa
This DNA window, taken from Pelobates fuscus isolate aPelFus1 chromosome 9, aPelFus1.pri, whole genome shotgun sequence, encodes the following:
- the LOC134573293 gene encoding ficolin-1-B-like, with the protein product MRNCAYSSLSILVSLAAILCYAEDTCPDVKLIGVGESDKLAILRGCPGIPGTQGMQGVQGPAGPKGEKGSSGTPGKIGPTGVKGDKGATGAQGQKGDKGDPGVPAPGTAQNCKEVLDYGASLSGWYTVYTSNGLPLTVYCDMETDGGGWLVFQRRMDGSVDFFRDWNSYKRGFGHQASEFWLGNDHIHQLTSTGTYDLRFDLMDFENNRTYATYSNFKITGENLNYTLSLGSFIGGTAGDSFYGHRNTPFSTKDRDNDRHKTISCANSYKGAWWYTDCHYSNLNGLYLRGTHKSAANGVNWKTGRGYYYSYKISEMKIRPQSN